Proteins found in one Phoenicibacter congonensis genomic segment:
- a CDS encoding sensor histidine kinase, which yields MSLELVMVLMCTPPVIALCYSYSWVLLFMDCSFFIFRISSSLALGFKRQSLHLSRLSPGEAIKKLPEGVLYSSKRKGTLLMNDTMRRTLINLGIKGHLFVETNVWDDMINCALNEYGIRLNRDSQSLTMRVAPGEIRQFMRREVTLHGVKAVQIVAVDVTEQEELNESIRHANLELEASNVQLKEALQEIELTAQRDAENELKLRVHEEIGHRMSILHRYLESGIDNPQAVERISQLVTSIKSSFSEHEDQHGDALSLLIDAFSLVNVSIHLSGNFPRENPSFPVFVAIVRESSLNALKHANAKNVYVEIMKEENFISVSIYSDGNFSGEAVFEGTGIQQMRSIVKSVGGSFEISSLSPFTVVV from the coding sequence ATGAGTTTAGAGCTTGTTATGGTGTTAATGTGCACGCCCCCCGTTATTGCTCTTTGTTATTCATATAGCTGGGTTTTACTATTTATGGATTGTTCATTTTTTATTTTTCGCATTTCATCGTCGCTTGCTCTGGGGTTCAAGAGGCAATCGCTTCATTTATCTCGCCTGTCTCCAGGAGAAGCGATTAAAAAACTGCCTGAAGGGGTTCTTTATTCCTCGAAGAGAAAAGGAACTTTGCTCATGAACGACACCATGAGGAGAACTCTCATAAATCTTGGCATCAAAGGTCATCTCTTTGTTGAGACTAACGTTTGGGACGATATGATAAATTGCGCTCTAAATGAATATGGAATCAGGCTTAATAGGGATTCTCAATCGTTGACTATGCGTGTTGCTCCTGGGGAAATTCGTCAGTTTATGAGAAGAGAAGTTACGCTACACGGGGTTAAAGCGGTCCAAATCGTGGCTGTTGATGTAACTGAACAAGAAGAACTAAATGAATCTATCCGTCATGCAAACCTAGAGCTTGAAGCCTCTAATGTTCAATTGAAAGAAGCTCTTCAAGAAATTGAATTGACGGCTCAAAGAGATGCTGAAAATGAACTAAAACTACGAGTTCATGAAGAGATTGGGCATCGGATGAGCATTTTGCATCGTTATTTAGAATCGGGTATCGACAATCCTCAAGCTGTGGAAAGAATATCGCAATTAGTTACAAGCATCAAATCTTCGTTTAGCGAGCATGAGGATCAACATGGAGATGCTTTGTCATTGCTCATAGATGCCTTTTCTTTGGTGAATGTTTCAATTCACCTGTCAGGCAATTTTCCTAGGGAGAATCCTTCATTTCCTGTATTTGTGGCAATAGTTAGAGAATCATCTCTTAATGCACTCAAACATGCTAATGCAAAAAACGTTTATGTTGAAATAATGAAAGAAGAAAATTTTATTTCGGTATCAATTTATAGTGATGGGAATTTTTCTGGGGAGGCAGTCTTCGAAGGCACAGGGATTCAACAAATGAGATCGATTGTCAAATCTGTTGGAGGGAGTTTCGAAATTTCTTCTCTTAGTCCATTTACAGTAGTAGTTTAA
- a CDS encoding response regulator transcription factor translates to MIKILLAEDQVILRETLACTLNLQEDMEVVAAVPDASAGLRVLDSTDANLALLDVCSEDGEIGIECAKRIREDYPDVKVVIMTGMPEITFIEGAKAAGAHSFVYKNVGTEELIGVIRSTMNGYSTFPNEKKNILSSAALLTPTEINILRLVCEAKSRKEVAAALYMSESTVKRYISEILAKTGYDSILRLAVHAVSQGLIIPRRTQELSNEDSK, encoded by the coding sequence ATGATTAAGATTCTTCTGGCAGAAGATCAAGTTATTTTGAGAGAAACGCTTGCTTGTACACTAAATTTACAGGAGGATATGGAGGTCGTTGCTGCTGTGCCAGACGCATCCGCTGGGCTTAGAGTGCTGGATAGCACAGATGCGAACCTTGCCTTGCTTGATGTATGTTCTGAGGATGGAGAAATTGGAATTGAATGCGCTAAGCGAATTCGAGAAGACTATCCTGATGTTAAGGTCGTAATTATGACGGGAATGCCGGAGATAACGTTTATAGAAGGGGCTAAAGCAGCTGGGGCACATAGTTTTGTTTATAAAAATGTTGGGACAGAAGAGCTAATTGGCGTGATACGCTCAACTATGAACGGCTATTCAACATTTCCAAACGAAAAAAAGAACATTCTTTCTAGCGCAGCGTTGTTGACTCCAACAGAAATAAACATATTGAGACTCGTTTGCGAAGCTAAATCTCGAAAGGAAGTTGCAGCTGCGCTTTACATGAGTGAAAGCACGGTAAAGCGCTACATTTCAGAGATACTTGCTAAGACAGGATATGACAGCATTTTGCGTTTGGCGGTTCATGCTGTTTCGCAAGGTCTAATTATTCCACGAAGGACTCAAGAGCTTAGCAACGAGGACAGCAAATGA
- the galE gene encoding UDP-glucose 4-epimerase GalE, with protein sequence MNKSLAKENSELTILVTGGAGFIGSHTCVELLEQNFKVVIVDDLSNASKIAVDRIRQIVGIAKDSPRLKFYQESVLDARALEKIFEENEIDAIIHFAAFKAVGESVEKPLEYYQNNLGGALTVLLTAKKHGVKNFVFSSSATVYGEPDSVPLFETSPKHDATNPYGWTKTMNEQILMDTAKSDEEWNIVLLRYFNPIGAHESGLIGEDPQGIPNNLVPYVAKVAVGALDSVGIFGDDYPTPDGTGVRDYIHVVDLAKGHVSVLAWMGGKCGTDAGHDRRGCEVFNLGTGKGSSVLEVIHAFEKACGHEIKYEIKPRRAGDIAINYANADKAKKEFGWVAEKNLNDMCIDSWNWQSKNPNGYCE encoded by the coding sequence ATGAACAAATCACTTGCTAAAGAAAACTCAGAACTCACAATTCTTGTAACTGGCGGAGCAGGGTTTATTGGATCGCACACCTGCGTTGAACTGTTAGAACAAAATTTTAAAGTGGTGATTGTTGATGATCTGAGCAACGCAAGCAAAATTGCTGTTGACCGAATCAGACAAATTGTTGGCATTGCAAAAGATTCTCCACGTCTTAAGTTTTATCAAGAGTCAGTTCTTGATGCGCGTGCGTTAGAGAAGATATTCGAAGAAAATGAAATTGACGCAATCATTCATTTTGCGGCATTTAAAGCCGTGGGAGAGTCAGTAGAGAAGCCTCTCGAATATTATCAAAACAATTTGGGTGGTGCATTAACAGTGCTTCTAACTGCAAAAAAACATGGAGTTAAGAACTTCGTGTTCAGTTCTAGTGCGACAGTATATGGTGAACCTGACAGCGTTCCGCTGTTTGAAACTTCTCCAAAACACGACGCAACAAATCCATATGGTTGGACAAAAACCATGAACGAGCAAATCCTCATGGACACTGCGAAAAGTGATGAAGAATGGAACATTGTTCTGCTTCGTTATTTCAACCCCATTGGAGCCCATGAGAGCGGTCTCATTGGAGAAGACCCACAAGGTATTCCGAACAACCTTGTCCCCTATGTCGCAAAAGTTGCTGTTGGAGCACTTGACAGCGTTGGTATTTTTGGTGATGACTATCCAACACCTGACGGAACGGGCGTGCGCGACTACATACACGTCGTTGACCTCGCAAAAGGCCATGTTAGCGTGCTAGCCTGGATGGGTGGGAAATGCGGAACAGACGCTGGGCACGATCGACGTGGTTGTGAAGTTTTCAACTTGGGAACAGGCAAAGGATCAAGCGTTCTTGAAGTCATCCATGCTTTTGAAAAGGCTTGCGGCCACGAAATTAAATATGAAATCAAACCTAGGCGCGCTGGTGACATCGCAATAAATTATGCAAATGCCGACAAAGCCAAAAAAGAGTTTGGCTGGGTTGCAGAAAAAAACCTAAATGACATGTGCATAGACTCATGGAATTGGCAATCCAAAAATCCTAACGGTTATTGTGAATAA
- a CDS encoding bifunctional (p)ppGpp synthetase/guanosine-3',5'-bis(diphosphate) 3'-pyrophosphohydrolase — protein MQTESITNRPIVEDPDVLFEELKALCAEYMESTDLDTLTEAYHFATKMHGDQKRKSGEPYITHPLSVAKILAELRMDIETVVAGILHDTVEDTRASKEDVAKQFGQDVANLVDGVTKITQIEVKNLTDEQAATIRKMLVAMGEDIRVIVIKLADRLHNMRTIKSLPEDRRLFKARETLEIYAPIAHRLGISSVKWELEDLAFYWLEPSKYKQVERLVADSREDREAYLENVETQIKNELEKVHIDARIMGRPKHFYSIYQKMMKKGKGFSEIYDLIAVRLIVNDIKDCYAALGAIHSLWSPIPGRFKDYIAIPKHNMYRSLHTTVMGPAGRPLEVQIRTEEMHRASEYGVAAHWRYKEGGGKVSPRDIDAQLSWLREMIDWSDESDDSREFLKDLKIDLEESDIYVFTPDGDVKTLRAGATPVDFAYAVHTEVGNRCIGAKVNGKIVPLSHKLSTGDRVEIMTSKVANPSMDWLSFVKTPSARNKIRQHFSKISRDNDTIQGREKLLSEMRKNGYGLSNARTVKALRLVADDMGYPTPEAMFVQIAKGKENSETIAGRLLQILVERAKKEEEKKETPTAVSGASIDRLDMVTSVKRPKKHEAHSSNGIVVKGIDDVLVRLSHCCNPVPGDEIIGFVTRGRGVSVHRKDCPNATDLMRSPERIIPVEWEKTRPDAIYKVEVSINAIDRVGLLLDVSTVFGEMGINVTSCTTSTKQASIYNMMLGFEVTEPKMIDYVIDNLSKIEGVFEVTRALPSNKSKRKKRKQ, from the coding sequence ATGCAAACTGAATCTATAACAAATCGACCCATCGTTGAAGATCCTGACGTTTTGTTTGAGGAGCTAAAGGCTCTCTGTGCAGAATATATGGAAAGCACCGACCTCGACACCCTGACTGAGGCCTACCACTTTGCAACAAAAATGCATGGAGACCAAAAAAGAAAAAGTGGAGAGCCCTATATAACACATCCTCTCTCAGTAGCAAAAATTCTTGCTGAACTCAGAATGGACATCGAAACTGTGGTTGCAGGAATTCTGCACGACACGGTAGAGGACACGCGTGCATCAAAAGAAGATGTCGCCAAACAGTTCGGTCAAGATGTCGCAAACCTTGTTGACGGAGTGACAAAAATCACCCAAATCGAAGTGAAAAATCTCACTGACGAGCAAGCTGCAACTATCAGAAAAATGCTTGTTGCAATGGGCGAAGACATCCGCGTTATCGTCATCAAACTTGCTGACCGTTTGCACAACATGCGCACAATCAAATCGCTACCTGAAGACCGACGTTTATTCAAAGCACGTGAAACACTAGAAATTTATGCACCAATCGCCCATCGTTTAGGAATCTCCTCAGTCAAATGGGAGTTAGAAGATTTAGCTTTTTATTGGCTTGAACCATCAAAATATAAACAAGTAGAGCGCCTTGTTGCCGATTCTCGAGAAGACCGCGAGGCCTATCTTGAAAACGTTGAAACGCAAATCAAAAACGAACTAGAAAAAGTTCACATCGACGCACGCATTATGGGTCGTCCAAAGCACTTCTATTCTATTTATCAAAAAATGATGAAGAAGGGTAAAGGATTTTCTGAAATATATGACCTCATTGCAGTGCGTTTGATTGTAAATGACATTAAGGACTGCTATGCAGCCCTTGGTGCGATTCACTCATTGTGGTCACCAATTCCAGGTCGATTTAAAGACTACATCGCAATCCCAAAACACAACATGTATCGCTCCCTTCACACGACAGTTATGGGACCAGCAGGACGCCCGCTCGAAGTGCAAATTCGAACAGAGGAAATGCATCGTGCGAGCGAATATGGAGTGGCTGCTCATTGGCGCTACAAAGAAGGCGGCGGAAAAGTTTCACCGAGAGATATCGACGCTCAGCTTTCATGGTTGCGAGAAATGATTGACTGGTCCGACGAATCAGATGATTCACGTGAATTTTTAAAAGACCTAAAAATCGATTTAGAAGAATCTGACATTTATGTGTTCACGCCTGATGGTGACGTTAAAACACTTCGTGCAGGGGCAACTCCAGTTGACTTTGCATATGCTGTTCACACCGAAGTTGGCAACAGATGCATAGGTGCAAAAGTAAATGGAAAAATTGTTCCGCTTTCGCACAAACTTTCAACCGGTGACCGAGTCGAAATTATGACTTCAAAAGTTGCCAACCCGTCTATGGATTGGTTATCCTTTGTTAAAACTCCTTCTGCAAGAAATAAAATTAGGCAACATTTCTCTAAAATTTCTCGAGATAACGACACAATTCAAGGTCGTGAAAAACTTCTTTCAGAAATGCGCAAAAACGGCTATGGCTTGAGCAATGCACGCACTGTAAAAGCGCTTCGTCTCGTCGCAGATGACATGGGCTATCCAACGCCAGAAGCAATGTTTGTGCAAATTGCAAAGGGAAAAGAAAACTCAGAAACTATAGCTGGCAGACTTCTGCAGATTCTTGTTGAGCGTGCAAAAAAAGAAGAGGAAAAGAAAGAAACTCCGACAGCAGTTAGCGGTGCATCGATTGATAGACTTGACATGGTCACGAGCGTGAAGCGCCCAAAAAAACACGAGGCACACTCTTCAAACGGAATAGTCGTTAAGGGAATAGACGATGTTTTAGTGAGACTCTCGCATTGCTGCAATCCTGTTCCAGGAGATGAAATCATTGGATTTGTTACGCGGGGGCGCGGCGTTTCGGTCCACAGGAAAGACTGTCCAAATGCTACTGATCTAATGAGATCGCCAGAACGAATTATTCCTGTTGAATGGGAGAAAACACGCCCTGATGCAATTTATAAAGTTGAAGTGTCAATTAACGCTATCGACAGGGTTGGTTTGCTTCTCGATGTGTCTACAGTGTTTGGTGAAATGGGAATCAATGTCACTTCATGCACGACTAGCACCAAGCAAGCAAGCATATATAACATGATGCTGGGCTTTGAGGTGACAGAACCCAAAATGATAGACTATGTAATTGACAACTTAAGCAAGATTGAGGGTGTTTTCGAGGTCACTCGCGCGCTACCTTCAAACAAGTCAAAAAGAAAGAAAAGGAAGCAATAA
- the recJ gene encoding single-stranded-DNA-specific exonuclease RecJ yields the protein MSQQFEMKPCDNRIVRKCMAELNLPHFIVSTCVARGYDSAEKINKYLNPSIERDWGNPLDIPGMEEVASSLQNAILNKKRIVVFGDFDLDGISATTVLTRGLRALGANVSPFIPDRFKHGYGLSLEAFEELKPFNPDIIVTVDCGIANKKEVAEIVAKGVEVIVTDHHESGDLVPEGVVICDPKHKGSEEDSTLAGVGVALKVIQAVGSRFGFPHLWRSYTDFATLGTIADMMPLRSQNRALINDGVEKIKTQCRPCLRALFESSGVNPSETNAHSVSFSCVPRLNASGRLGKANVSLNLLLSDTIEESLEHAKELDTLNTKRRNIETELSKLALEKASSKWEGQRCLCLSGENWHEGVKGIVAARVVDKYQVPSIIFTIDGDEARGSGRSVGDINLFSVVNEQSDLLTRYGGHKGAVGITLPSKNLEAFEQRMNESLNQFDEAKFKKTIKIDTVVSLDELTLENVKMLEKCGPFGQENEKPLLLAKNVTEFDGRPVGVSGSHYLCKLSNGQSKISCIEFNCKNIKELQDSNAVVNAIFSVETETWHGTTSVKAKAESLLPLTECPALSSLCSDASVEFIEGLFQNKESNSSNQTEISNDVEDEKSTRDYYENLARTNPTKAFAEIVKELIGEHDLHSAQTELINHLKEGESTLGIMATGRGKSLVFQTHAAMIALLKNKQSIFVYPLRALIGDQENNIESKLNKFGINISTLNGETPLNKRNEIYKRVKSKDIDIILTTPEYLELHVNELKSAGDFGFLVIDEAHHAAEIPQSRDSYASIHKTKELLGNPTTIALTATAPKEIQERLMQALTLKHKVIDDASRANLRINDQRNIAHRDDYLAHLLAQGKKTVVYVGTREQSIAVARRQRARVPQLAPYIGFYNAGLSRIERKRIGALFRNDDIQVLVATSAFGEGIDIPNIRNVVLYHMPTNEVEFNQMAGRAGRDGEESWIHLMYGKRDASINESILNELAPDRNFMAVIYKRILQAIKASKSGTFELESEQFSKTISSVSIQGKIYNSTPNIIENALKVFCELDFFDDEIKFYGTRKIHFVKSGDLNKKSELTDSVKYCEGLSAQADFASYRDEALFASVADLTNRITHPIF from the coding sequence ATGTCGCAGCAATTCGAGATGAAGCCTTGCGATAACAGAATTGTTCGGAAGTGCATGGCAGAGCTGAATTTGCCACACTTTATTGTTTCGACGTGCGTTGCGCGAGGCTATGATTCAGCTGAAAAAATAAATAAATATTTAAACCCAAGCATTGAAAGAGACTGGGGGAATCCCCTTGACATTCCAGGAATGGAAGAAGTCGCAAGCAGCTTGCAAAACGCAATTTTAAACAAAAAAAGAATAGTCGTGTTTGGCGATTTCGACCTAGACGGAATTTCGGCAACGACAGTCCTCACACGAGGCCTGCGTGCGCTTGGTGCAAATGTATCACCTTTTATTCCTGACAGATTCAAACATGGTTATGGCTTGTCATTAGAAGCATTCGAAGAATTGAAGCCTTTTAACCCCGACATAATTGTTACCGTTGACTGCGGTATTGCAAACAAAAAAGAAGTTGCAGAAATTGTTGCTAAAGGTGTCGAAGTTATTGTGACCGACCACCACGAATCGGGAGACCTTGTCCCCGAAGGCGTTGTGATTTGTGATCCCAAACACAAGGGAAGCGAAGAAGACTCAACTTTAGCTGGCGTGGGTGTTGCCCTCAAAGTCATTCAGGCAGTGGGTTCTCGCTTTGGATTTCCGCATCTTTGGAGAAGTTACACCGACTTTGCAACGCTTGGGACAATTGCCGACATGATGCCGTTACGCTCGCAAAATCGAGCACTCATAAACGACGGCGTAGAGAAAATCAAAACTCAATGCAGACCATGCCTTAGAGCATTGTTCGAAAGCTCGGGGGTAAACCCGTCAGAAACTAACGCGCATTCTGTTAGTTTTTCATGTGTGCCAAGGCTAAACGCTTCAGGGCGCTTAGGGAAAGCTAATGTTTCTCTCAACTTGCTGTTAAGCGACACCATTGAAGAATCGCTTGAACATGCAAAAGAACTGGACACGCTAAACACTAAGCGTCGAAACATAGAAACAGAACTCTCAAAACTTGCTCTTGAAAAAGCATCTTCAAAATGGGAAGGTCAACGTTGTCTTTGTCTCTCAGGAGAAAATTGGCATGAAGGTGTAAAAGGAATAGTCGCAGCTAGGGTGGTGGATAAATATCAAGTCCCATCCATCATTTTCACGATAGATGGAGATGAGGCCCGCGGAAGTGGAAGAAGTGTTGGAGACATCAATCTGTTCTCGGTCGTAAATGAACAAAGCGACCTTTTAACACGCTATGGAGGACACAAAGGGGCCGTCGGAATAACTCTTCCATCAAAAAATCTCGAAGCATTTGAACAAAGAATGAATGAGTCTCTCAATCAATTTGACGAGGCTAAATTTAAGAAAACAATAAAAATTGACACAGTTGTTTCTCTTGACGAGCTGACTTTAGAAAATGTAAAGATGCTTGAGAAATGCGGTCCATTTGGACAAGAAAACGAAAAGCCTCTGCTCCTAGCAAAAAACGTGACTGAATTTGACGGCCGTCCCGTTGGTGTTTCCGGAAGTCATTATTTATGCAAACTCTCAAACGGGCAATCAAAAATATCTTGCATTGAATTTAACTGTAAAAACATAAAGGAATTGCAAGACTCCAATGCCGTTGTTAATGCAATCTTTTCTGTGGAAACCGAAACTTGGCATGGAACAACAAGCGTGAAAGCAAAAGCTGAGTCTCTTCTTCCACTCACAGAATGCCCTGCTCTTTCATCACTTTGCAGCGATGCTTCTGTTGAATTTATCGAAGGTCTTTTCCAAAACAAGGAAAGCAACAGCAGTAACCAAACAGAGATCTCAAACGATGTGGAAGATGAAAAGTCAACTCGAGATTACTATGAGAATCTTGCCAGGACTAATCCAACTAAAGCATTCGCAGAGATTGTCAAAGAGTTAATTGGCGAACACGATTTACACTCGGCGCAGACGGAATTAATTAATCACCTAAAAGAAGGCGAATCGACGCTTGGAATTATGGCGACTGGTCGAGGTAAATCGCTAGTGTTTCAAACACATGCCGCAATGATTGCTTTATTGAAAAACAAACAAAGCATTTTTGTCTATCCACTTCGCGCTTTAATCGGTGATCAGGAAAACAACATCGAATCGAAACTTAACAAATTTGGCATTAACATCTCCACTCTAAATGGAGAAACTCCTCTAAACAAACGCAATGAAATCTACAAAAGGGTTAAAAGCAAAGACATTGACATCATTTTAACGACACCTGAATATTTGGAGCTACATGTAAACGAGTTAAAATCTGCAGGTGATTTCGGCTTTTTGGTAATTGATGAAGCACATCACGCGGCCGAAATTCCACAATCGCGCGATTCCTACGCAAGCATTCACAAAACAAAAGAACTTTTGGGAAACCCGACCACAATAGCTCTCACTGCGACAGCGCCAAAAGAAATCCAAGAAAGGCTAATGCAGGCGCTGACTCTTAAACACAAAGTTATTGATGATGCAAGCAGAGCTAATTTGAGAATCAACGATCAACGAAACATAGCACACAGAGACGACTACCTTGCGCATTTGCTCGCCCAGGGAAAAAAGACTGTCGTCTATGTCGGAACACGAGAGCAGTCAATTGCCGTCGCAAGACGCCAACGCGCAAGAGTTCCACAGCTTGCACCCTACATCGGGTTTTATAACGCAGGACTTTCACGCATTGAAAGAAAAAGAATCGGGGCACTTTTCAGAAACGACGACATTCAAGTGTTAGTGGCAACTTCTGCTTTTGGAGAAGGAATAGACATTCCAAACATACGAAATGTCGTGTTGTATCACATGCCAACGAACGAAGTAGAGTTCAATCAAATGGCAGGTCGCGCCGGTCGAGATGGAGAAGAATCGTGGATTCATTTGATGTATGGAAAAAGGGACGCAAGCATCAACGAATCGATATTAAACGAACTAGCGCCCGATAGAAATTTCATGGCTGTGATCTACAAGCGCATATTACAAGCCATCAAGGCATCTAAAAGTGGAACTTTTGAACTTGAAAGCGAGCAATTTTCCAAAACAATATCATCTGTTTCTATACAAGGGAAAATTTACAACTCAACTCCAAACATAATTGAAAATGCACTTAAAGTTTTTTGCGAACTCGATTTTTTTGATGACGAAATAAAGTTTTATGGCACTAGAAAAATTCATTTCGTAAAAAGTGGCGACTTAAACAAGAAGTCTGAGCTCACCGACTCGGTAAAATATTGTGAAGGACTATCAGCCCAAGCGGACTTCGCATCATATAGAGACGAAGCGCTTTTTGCTTCAGTTGCTGATTTAACAAACCGCATAACACACCCCATTTTCTGA
- a CDS encoding 5-formyltetrahydrofolate cyclo-ligase gives MQNNEAIKNRKTELRQLVLKRRNALTREQVASFSSKICESLSSQFLTNPKLDASCLDLQMKSDLNSGGFSHLTIAVYDAMEGEVDLSEFVNSAKVFDINVCKPFIVNDEKGHMEFTSYDTQFSQLDKFSIDDFEVVAPEAIDLIICPVVAFDNMLNRLGYGGGFYDRYLRRLPSYIPKIGVAFEVQKVNDVPIDKNDLKLDYFVTEDFLTN, from the coding sequence TTGCAAAATAACGAGGCTATTAAAAATAGAAAAACGGAGTTAAGGCAACTTGTTCTCAAGCGCAGAAATGCGCTTACGAGGGAGCAAGTTGCTTCTTTTAGTTCAAAAATATGCGAGTCGCTTTCAAGTCAGTTTCTAACTAACCCCAAACTAGATGCAAGTTGTCTTGATTTACAAATGAAGTCAGACTTAAATTCCGGGGGATTTAGCCATCTAACTATTGCGGTTTATGACGCGATGGAAGGAGAGGTTGATCTATCAGAATTTGTAAACTCTGCTAAAGTATTTGACATAAATGTTTGCAAGCCTTTTATTGTTAATGACGAGAAGGGCCACATGGAATTTACAAGTTATGACACGCAGTTTAGTCAACTTGACAAGTTTTCAATTGACGATTTTGAAGTCGTTGCACCTGAAGCAATAGATTTGATTATTTGCCCAGTAGTAGCATTCGATAACATGCTTAATCGTTTGGGCTATGGAGGAGGTTTCTATGACCGCTATCTGCGCAGACTTCCCTCTTATATTCCAAAAATTGGAGTTGCTTTTGAGGTCCAAAAAGTTAACGACGTCCCAATAGATAAAAATGATTTAAAACTTGACTACTTTGTTACAGAGGACTTTCTAACCAATTAG
- a CDS encoding MBL fold metallo-hydrolase, translating to MFDLGRVNVVEGLCVDVECLVLGILMNNVYIISDGKATFVVDPSCDADKIMDALNGRKCDAIIITHGHWDHIGGAADLKEMTGAETICYEDDKEWCEEGNATGTSRKSKSVEIDRTVKHGDVIELGGMKWKVIHTPGHTKGSMCLFDIPQHGNHPDGLPVLIAGDTLFLGSTGRTDFEGGSDDDMRASIKKLAALPDDTVVLPGHRSITNIKTERRATFWRWGAEPKPDFVK from the coding sequence ATGTTCGATTTAGGAAGAGTTAATGTCGTCGAAGGACTATGCGTCGATGTAGAGTGCCTGGTGCTTGGCATTCTCATGAACAACGTTTACATAATTAGCGACGGAAAGGCAACTTTTGTGGTCGATCCTTCTTGCGACGCCGACAAAATCATGGATGCATTAAATGGAAGAAAATGCGACGCAATTATCATCACCCACGGTCACTGGGATCACATCGGTGGTGCCGCTGATTTGAAAGAAATGACCGGCGCAGAAACTATCTGCTATGAAGACGATAAAGAATGGTGCGAAGAAGGCAATGCAACTGGAACTTCTCGCAAGTCAAAGAGTGTAGAAATCGATCGAACTGTAAAGCACGGAGACGTTATTGAACTCGGTGGCATGAAGTGGAAAGTCATTCACACACCTGGACACACAAAAGGTTCCATGTGCCTGTTCGACATTCCTCAGCATGGGAACCATCCAGACGGGCTTCCTGTTTTAATTGCTGGTGACACACTTTTCCTTGGAAGCACAGGCAGAACTGACTTTGAAGGCGGAAGTGATGATGACATGCGTGCTTCAATTAAAAAGCTCGCAGCTCTTCCAGATGACACAGTTGTTCTTCCAGGTCACCGTTCTATAACAAACATAAAAACTGAACGCAGAGCAACTTTCTGGCGATGGGGAGCTGAACCAAAGCCAGACTTTGTGAAATAA